In Phragmites australis chromosome 17, lpPhrAust1.1, whole genome shotgun sequence, the following are encoded in one genomic region:
- the LOC133897394 gene encoding thaumatin-like protein 1, with product MAPLTSSLASAVSLSLVILSFFQDAVADITFTFTNRCGGTVWPGVLANSGSSPLQTTGFTLGAGETRSLTAPAGWSGRFWARTGCAFDASGKGACATGDCGAGEVECRGKGAAPPATLVEFTLNGSGGKDYYDVSLVDGYNLPMVVEAAAPGCPATGCLVDLNERCPAELRAGQGQAQACRSACEAFGRPEYCCSGQFSNPDTCRPSVYSQMFKTACPRSYSYAYDDATSTFTCTGTDYSITFCPRAGRQKSTNDPSPRPSEVQLESDSWLASLATGELDGAATASTAASLLLQGALAAAAVMALLL from the exons ATGGCTCCTTTGACCAGTTCGTTGGCTTCAGCTGTTAGTCTGTCGTTGGTCATTCTATCGTTCTTTCAAG ATGCGGTGGCCGACATAACGTTCACGTTCACGAACCGGTGCGGCGGCACGGTGTGGCCGGGGGTGCTGGCGAACTCGGGGAGCTCGCCGCTGCAGACGACGGGGTTCACGCTGGGCGCGGGGGAGACGCGGTCGCTGACTGCCCCCGCGGGGTGGTCGGGCCGGTTCTGGGCGCGCACGGGGTGCGCGTTCGATGCGTCCGGCAAGGGCGCGTGCGCCACGGGGGACTGTGGGGCGGGCGAGGTGGAATGCCGCGGCAAGGGCGCGGCCCCGCCCGCCACCTTGGTGGAGTTCACGctcaacggcagcggcggcaaggACTACTACGACGTGAGCCTGGTGGACGGGTACAACCTGCCCATGGtagtggaggcggcggcgccggggtgCCCCGCGACGGGGTGCCTTGTGGACCTCAACGAGCGATGCCCCGCCGAGCTGCGCGCCGGGCAGGGCCAGGCGCAGGCGTGCCGGAGCGCGTGCGAGGCGTTCGGCCGGCCCGAGTACTGCTGCAGCGGGCAGTTCAGCAACCCGGACACCTGCCGCCCGTCGGTCTACTCCCAGATGTTCAAGACGGCGTGCCCGCGCTCGTACAGCTACGCCTACGACGacgccacctccaccttcacctgcACCGGCACCGACTACTCCATCACCTTCTGCCCTCGCGCCGGCAG ACAGAAGTCGACCAACGACCCCTCGCCGAGGCCGAGCGAAGTGCAGCTCGAGAGCGACTCGTGGCTGGCTAGCCTGGCGACCGGCGAGCTGGacggcgcggcgacggcgtcgACGGCGGCGTCGTTGCTGCTCCAGGGCGCGTTAGCTGCGGCCGCAGTCATGGCCTTGCTTCTATGA
- the LOC133897700 gene encoding uncharacterized protein LOC133897700: MDDLKQILARPIQLAEQVIKWSDEAYTFRQECMELKAKVERLAGLLRQAARADLYERPARRIFDDTEKALDKALALVDKCRAHGLVRRVFTIIPAGSFKKMSNQLDNSIGDLSWLLRVSSSATDDDDFDAHIGLPPIAQNEPILFLIWEQIAVLYTGNLDARADAAASLVSLARDNDRYSKLIIEEDGVPPLLKLVKEGRLEGQENAALAIGLLGRDPECVEQMVQAGACLAFAKVLKEGPMKVQAMVAWAVSELAANHPKCQDAFAQHNVIRLLVGHLAFETVQEHSKYAVTSKMSIHAVVMDKRNSTGAAAHPDLLDAGEHSVMRYTNGNVSQSKSEMHSLVQSTMAAKSNGGSGKHIASNGGVVATKQHNVSLSGTSTRGREFEDPETKAYMKANAAKALWQLARGNASICKSITESRALLCFAVLLEKGEGDVQYNSAMALMEICCVAEQNSDLRRSAFKPTSPAARAVVDQLLRVVEKAEYDDLLIPCIMSLGCLSRTFRATETRIIGPLVTLLDEREADVSREAAISLTKFACTDNYLHVDHSKAIIDAGGAKHLVQLVYFSEHVVQIAALTLVCYIAHNVPDSEELAQAEILTVLEWASKQAYMMQDPIIDNLLPEAKIRLEMYQSRGAKGYH, from the coding sequence ATGGACGACCTCAAGCAGATCCTGGCGCGGCCGATCCAGCTCGCGGAGCAGGTGATCAAGTGGTCCGACGAGGCCTACACGTTCCGCCAGGAATGCATGGAGCTCAAGGCCAAGGTCGAGCGCCTCGCCGGCCTGCTCCGCCAGGCCGCGCGCGCCGACCTCTACGAGCGCCCGGCCCGCCGCATCTTCGACGACACCGAGAAGGCGCTCGACAAGGCGCTGGCCCTCGTCGACAAGTGCCGCGCACACGGCCTCGTTCGCCGCGTCTTCACCATCATCCCCGCCGGGTCCTTCAAGAAGATGAGCAACCAGCTCGACAACTCCATCGGCGACCTCTCCTGGCTCCTCCGCGTCTCCTCTTCGGCCAccgacgacgacgacttcgACGCCCACATCGGCCTGCCACCCATCGCGCAGAACGAGCccatcctcttcctcatctGGGAGCAGATCGCTGTGCTCTACACCGGCAACCTCGACGcccgcgccgacgccgccgccagccTCGTCTCGCTCGCGCGCGACAATGACAGGTACTCCAAGCTCATCATAGAGGAGGACGGTGTGCCGCCGCTGCTCAAGCTGGTCAAGGAGGGCCGCCTCGAGGGGCAGGAGAACGCCGCGCTCGCCATCGGGCTCCTCGGCCGCGACCCGGAGTGCGTCGAGCAGATGGTGCAAGCCGGGGCGTGCTTGGCCTTCGCCAAGGTGCTCAAAGAGGGCCCCATGAAGGTGCAGGCCATGGTGGCCTGGGCCGTCTCGGAGCTCGCCGCGAACCACCCAAAGTGCCAGGACGCGTTCGCGCAGCACAACGTGATCCGACTGCTCGTCGGGCACCTCGCCTTCGAGACGGTGCAGGAGCACTCCAAGTACGCCGTGACGTCCAAGATGTCCATACATGCCGTGGTGATGGACAAAAGGAACAGCACCGGTGCGGCAGCCCACCCAGACTTGCTGGATGCCGGGGAGCACAGCGTCATGAGATACACGAATGGAAACGTCTCCCAGAGCAAGAGTGAGATGCACAGTTTGGTGCAGTCCACCATGGCTGCGAAGTCTAATGGGGGCAGTGGTAAGCACATAGCTAGTAATGGTGGTGTTGTGGCAACGAAGCAGCACAATGTGTCATTGTCAGGAACGAGTACAAGGGGGAGGGAGTTCGAGGACCCTGAGACAAAGGCATACATGAAAGCCAATGCAGCTAAGGCGTTGTGGCAGCTCGCCAGGGGCAATGCATCTATCTGTAAGAGCATCACAGAGTCAAGGGCTCTGCTCTGCTTTGCTGTTCTTCTTGAGAAAGGCGAAGGTGATGTGCAATACAATTCTGCGATGGCTCTCATGGAGATCTGCTGTGTCGCTGAACAGAATTCCGACCTACGACGATCAGCATTTAAGCCAACCTCTCCTGCTGCCCGGGCTGTTGTTGACCAGCTCCTACGTGTTGTCGAGAAGGCTGAGTATGATGATCTCCTAATTCCCTGCATTATGTCGCTAGGTTGCTTGTCCAGAACCTTCCGTGCTACAGAGACTCGGATTATTGGACCATTGGTGACGCTTCTTGATGAGAGGGAAGCAGATGTCTCTCGAGAGGCAGCAATTTCCCTGACCAAGTTTGCGTGCACGGATAATTACCTGCATGTTGACCATTCTAAAGCGATCATCGATGCAGGCGGCGCAAAGCACCTAGTTCAGCTTGTGTATTTCAGTGAGCATGTGGTTCAGATTGCAGCACTCACCCTTGTATGCTACATTGCACACAATGTCCCAGACAGCGAGGAGTTGGCACAGGCAGAAATTCTCACGGTACTCGAATGGGCCTCCAAGCAAGCGTACATGATGCAAGACCCAATAATCGATAACTTGTTGCCAGAGGCAAAGATAAGGTTGGAAATGTATCAATCCAGAGGCGCAAAAGGCTACCATTAG